The following nucleotide sequence is from Penicillium digitatum chromosome 5, complete sequence.
ACAATATTTCTGTGCACCTGGGTTGTGATCCATCCCCGAGTCTACAAGCGAGAATCTTACGTAAACCTTCATAAGGTTGGGCTTTTCATGAAGACAGTATTTGCACCAGAGGTTATTGCGGTGGAAGGACTTAAAGAATGGGCACAGTGCCGCAGGATACAAAGAGAATGTGCCGATTCCACAGAAGGCCAATTCAAActtgtccatgccttctaCATCGGCATGCTTGCACTGAGGTACCAAACACTGAATGGTAATCGTGTCATTTGGCCCAACCAGTATACCTGGCTACTAAGAAAAAACATTGTTCGCTGGGAGGACCATCCCACATGGGGCCTGtctcttgaggatatctgcGACAAGAGCAAGTCTGACAACGCTGCAAAGCTACTGGCTTTGATCCAAGTAATCTGGTTCTCAGCACAATGCATGTTCCGTATCTCTTGTCATCTACCCCTCTCGCAGTTGGAGTCAATGACCCTTGGCTATATCCCATTGTTCATCGTGACATATTTCTTCTGGTGGAATAAGCCCAAGGACATCAGATCGCCATCTCTTGTTATGCTTCCGGAAATGAGCCTGGAGCAATTCAACGTTTTTGATTCGATGGCTGTCAGTAACAAGTTTGATAACGAGGGGACGAAAAAACAAACGTCATATTGGAACATGTGGTATCTTACCCCACGTGTTTTTGAGAAGGTCGAAGAGGACAGACCTGTGCAGGAGGCCAGAACAAGAGCCCGAAACGGCCTAACTCAAACTCCAATCGCTCAACCACCACCTGAAGCTACAGTCAACGAAAGCAGGATTCGAGATCTCGAAGATCCATATGAGTCCCGTAAGGATATCGTCGTAGCTCATTGGGATCCCGACCTATATAGGTCAAAAATCTGGCCCTTGGCGTGTCTGTTTGGGATTTCATTCGGCGCCCTTCACCTCGTATCTTGGAACACCATGTTCCCATCAATCGTTGAGTTGTGGCTCTGGCGTGCATCTGCATTCGTTTCAATCGTGTCGATGCTTATATTTATGCACTTTGAGAAGGTCGTCCTCCGGTGGGATGGCTTCTTGACGATTTTCAGTCTCTCGTCACCGATATTTTATCTTCTCAGTCGTATTGTGATGATGACAGAGGCTTTTGCTGTACTAAGAGCAGCAGACCCGGTTATTTACGAGAGTTGTGCTTACTGAGTTTACTGgttaccttttttttttgagaacCTCGGGTTTACGTAGAGTACAATTTTGAAGACTACATGGGCTTCATTATTCGATACTCATGTGAGAAAGCTAAATTTTTGTAAAGCTTTGGCTAACGTTAAAAAATCAACACTGGGGTTTTTTGTGTGTTATTCAGTTCTTTTTTTGCAATGTGGTTATCAGCAGAGAGTGGTCCCACTACAGAGAAATGCACTTCGTAGGCGCCCAGTCCTGAGGTACATGTAGGGATGGATGTCCACTCGTTTGTAATCCAATCAACTCACTATGATAGCCGCTATGTCAGACTCCACATCGCTGGGTTTATTCCAAGGTGATGAGGTAGAACAGATTTGCCAAGCAGGATGGAGTTTCCAGGGGCCATTGAAACAAATACTCATCCTTATAAGCCTATCAAAAAGCATAGTATTCGTAACCTGAAGATGGCTTTTCGCCGAAAAGAGCCATCGTAGTGGGAGGAGTATGTAGGCCCCAGACAGGTCAGCTTACCCACTCTCTTAGTGTGCTGCACCAGGTCCCCCGTCAGCGTCAAAGAGTCTCCTCGCTTTTCCTTTACTCCTGTGCGATATTCTCATTCTATTTTTTTGGCCCTAATGACAGCTAGCGAGATGTCTGGTTTTTTCTTTAAACATGCGTCAATACTAGTCGCTATTGCAGCTGTGTTGTATGCGATCCTCCTAGGGATACTCACCACGTCAACATTTCAATCACACGTCGTTTATCTCCACGCAATTCAGATGACATGGTTCAAAGATCTCAATGTCCCCGAAAAATTTGGGTTCCTGAGGAACCAGGTCACTCCATTCTCCATCAGGACGACTGATGGTGAATGGCTGTTCGCTTGGCATATTCTTCCCGTGGAATTATATCGCAAGCACCAAATGCCTCTCATCAATGAACCAGTAGGCTTTGTATCCGACATCAAATCCCGACTGGCATTTCAGTTGTTGCGCGAGGATCCGGACGCTCGTTTGATTCTTCATATGCACGGCGCTGGGGGAACCGTCGCCTCTGGTTATCGGGTCCCAAACTATCGTGCCCTTTCAGCAGGCAATCCCGAGAAAATTCATATTCTTACATTTGACTACAGAGGATTTGGCAAGAGTACCGGGACACCATCTGAGACTGGGCTTATAACCGATGCCCTTGCCGTGGTGGACTGGGCAATGAATGTTGCACGCATCCCTCCGTCTCGGATCTTGATATTTGGTCAATCTATGGGCACAGCTGTGAGCATTACTATGTCCAAGCATCTTGCTGTACAGACTCCACCCATAGTCTTTGCAGGCACTGTCCTAGTTGCGCCATTTGTGGACGTGGCGACATTAGTCTCAACATATCGAGTCGCGGGTACCGTGCCAATCTTGTCACCAGTTGCGAGGTTCCCTTTGCTCTTCAATTATCTTCAGAGATTTATTCGAGACAAATGGCTGAGCAAGGATTCTATTGCGCAATATGTCCAGGCTAACGAGCTAACCGGAGAAAAATACCGAATAACAATTATCCATGCCGAGGATGACTATG
It contains:
- a CDS encoding NAD-specific glutamate dehydrogenase; amino-acid sequence: MTNQTCSNCSVGSSNDKRLVGWVWNSPGRGTTNLITTCLATIFLCTWVVIHPRVYKRESYVNLHKVGLFMKTVFAPEVIAVEGLKEWAQCRRIQRECADSTEGQFKLVHAFYIGMLALRYQTLNGNRVIWPNQYTWLLRKNIVRWEDHPTWGLSLEDICDKSKSDNAAKLLALIQVIWFSAQCMFRISCHLPLSQLESMTLGYIPLFIVTYFFWWNKPKDIRSPSLVMLPEMSLEQFNVFDSMAVSNKFDNEGTKKQTSYWNMWYLTPRVFEKVEEDRPVQEARTRARNGLTQTPIAQPPPEATVNESRIRDLEDPYESRKDIVVAHWDPDLYRSKIWPLACLFGISFGALHLVSWNTMFPSIVELWLWRASAFVSIVSMLIFMHFEKVVLRWDGFLTIFSLSSPIFYLLSRIVMMTEAFAVLRAADPVIYESCAY
- a CDS encoding Alpha/Beta hydrolase protein, with the protein product MTWFKDLNVPEKFGFLRNQVTPFSIRTTDGEWLFAWHILPVELYRKHQMPLINEPVGFVSDIKSRLAFQLLREDPDARLILHMHGAGGTVASGYRVPNYRALSAGNPEKIHILTFDYRGFGKSTGTPSETGLITDALAVVDWAMNVARIPPSRILIFGQSMGTAVSITMSKHLAVQTPPIVFAGTVLVAPFVDVATLVSTYRVAGTVPILSPVARFPLLFNYLQRFIRDKWLSKDSIAQYVQANELTGEKYRITIIHAEDDYDIPWHHSQHVFWHAVNASMPAGISYDDLEQKKLDSKVDMGASGSMMELKTDNGIIREEILKTGLHDVIMGYPVVTVAVMRIFEAANPSFRSSTQPSAPG